The following are encoded together in the Iodobacter fluviatilis genome:
- the recR gene encoding recombination mediator RecR, with protein sequence MSTPPSLHTLISALKTLPGIGPKSAQRMAFYLMQRDQKGAANLATALNNALGKLKHCSLCNTFAEVDLCDVCSDEKREQNLLCVVEMPTDLMMLEQTLAFHGRYFVLMGRLSPLDGIGPSDIALQRLLERASDGIVEEVILATNFTTEGEATAHYLAEMLRARGLKVSRIARGMPVGGELEHVDAGTLAQAMLERRSV encoded by the coding sequence ATGTCCACGCCTCCATCCCTGCATACACTGATCTCCGCATTAAAAACACTTCCTGGTATTGGCCCCAAATCCGCGCAAAGAATGGCTTTTTATTTAATGCAGCGCGATCAAAAAGGCGCAGCAAACTTAGCCACAGCGCTAAATAACGCCTTGGGCAAACTCAAGCATTGCAGCCTGTGCAATACCTTTGCTGAGGTCGATCTGTGTGATGTGTGTAGCGATGAAAAACGCGAACAAAACCTACTCTGCGTCGTTGAAATGCCGACTGATCTGATGATGCTGGAACAAACGCTGGCTTTTCATGGCCGCTATTTTGTCTTGATGGGTAGGCTTAGCCCGCTGGATGGGATTGGCCCTAGCGATATCGCCCTGCAAAGGCTGCTAGAGCGCGCCAGCGATGGCATTGTGGAAGAAGTTATTTTAGCCACCAACTTTACTACCGAAGGCGAAGCCACCGCCCATTATTTAGCAGAAATGTTACGTGCACGCGGGCTAAAAGTAAGCCGTATTGCACGAGGCATGCCCGTTGGCGGCGAGCTAGAACACGTCGATGCCGGTACCCTAGCCCAAGCTATGTTGGAACGGCGTAGCGTTTAA
- a CDS encoding DMT family transporter, whose translation MNAYLLLALAIVAEVVATSALKATEGFSRLMPSMVVVIGYGMAFWLLSMVLKSVPVGMAYAIWSGMGIVLVTVGAMLLYGQKPDWPAIIGLSLIVSGVVVLQLFSKMSTH comes from the coding sequence ATGAATGCATATTTATTATTAGCGCTAGCGATTGTGGCGGAGGTGGTGGCTACTTCGGCATTGAAGGCCACTGAGGGGTTTAGTCGTTTGATGCCCAGTATGGTGGTGGTGATCGGCTATGGTATGGCGTTTTGGCTGCTGTCTATGGTACTAAAAAGCGTGCCTGTTGGGATGGCTTATGCCATTTGGTCGGGGATGGGGATTGTGCTGGTGACGGTGGGGGCAATGTTGCTTTATGGGCAAAAGCCAGACTGGCCCGCGATTATTGGCTTAAGTTTGATCGTGAGCGGTGTGGTGGTGCTACAGCTTTTTTCTAAAATGTCGACGCACTAG
- a CDS encoding YbaB/EbfC family nucleoid-associated protein produces MFGKAGMGNLMKQAQQMQENMEKAKNELATVEVEGQAGAGMVKVVMTCANVVKRVSLDDSLLSDDKDMLEDLIAAAFNDAVRKAETTSTAKMAGFTAGMQLPPGFKMPF; encoded by the coding sequence ATGTTTGGTAAAGCCGGCATGGGCAATCTGATGAAACAAGCCCAACAAATGCAAGAAAACATGGAAAAAGCTAAGAACGAATTGGCAACCGTAGAAGTAGAAGGCCAAGCCGGTGCAGGCATGGTTAAAGTGGTGATGACTTGTGCCAACGTGGTAAAACGCGTCAGCCTAGACGACAGCCTACTTAGCGATGATAAAGACATGCTAGAAGACCTGATCGCTGCGGCCTTTAACGATGCAGTACGTAAGGCAGAAACAACATCTACAGCAAAAATGGCTGGCTTTACTGCCGGCATGCAACTGCCACCTGGCTTTAAAATGCCGTTTTAA
- the dnaX gene encoding DNA polymerase III subunit gamma/tau — translation MAYQVLARKWRPKSFSQLVGQEHVIKALANAFENDRLHHAYLLTGTRGVGKTTIARIMAKALNCETGITATPCGVCSACTQIDAGRFVDLLEIDAASNTGIDNIREVLDNAQYSPTAGRFKVYIIDEVHMLSKNAFNAMLKTLEEPPAHVKFILATTDPQKVPITVLSRCLQFSLRQMTPQQVSGHLQQVLQAENLPFEQGALNIIGHAANGSMRDALSLLDQAIAFGGGDVGELAVRAMLGAVDQSYLFEILEALIAGDGTAVLASADAIAGRGLSYESALHELAHLLHQVAVAQAVPKALADDLPQREQIAALALIMSPEDAQLYYQIALHGRRDLPLAPDEYAGFSMTLLRMLAFAPAASNQILPAATNKTLPTIADQPSDALTHQASPVASIQTAPAAPHHLSPAKAEQAAPRPPISDEPHYNAPPWHEEEHAAPAPATQAGPFKGDWRALILQLKLGAAGMLAQNAELIGYTDSSIELLVGEEHTAVASRAYQEKLREALSNHFGKDILLTITLGSASGDTPAAIALREKMSRLANATQSIQNDPFVQSVVRDFGATVIPDSIKPL, via the coding sequence ATGGCTTATCAAGTACTGGCACGCAAATGGCGGCCCAAATCATTCTCCCAACTGGTTGGGCAAGAACACGTGATCAAAGCGTTGGCAAATGCCTTCGAAAATGATCGATTACATCACGCCTATCTCTTAACCGGCACACGCGGCGTGGGTAAAACCACCATCGCGCGGATTATGGCAAAAGCGCTGAACTGCGAAACCGGCATTACGGCCACGCCCTGCGGCGTGTGCTCGGCGTGTACGCAAATCGATGCAGGGCGCTTTGTTGATCTACTTGAGATCGACGCGGCATCGAACACCGGTATCGACAATATTCGCGAAGTGCTCGACAACGCGCAGTATTCGCCAACAGCCGGGCGGTTCAAAGTGTACATCATCGACGAAGTACACATGCTGTCAAAAAATGCCTTTAACGCCATGCTTAAAACGCTGGAAGAGCCGCCTGCCCACGTTAAATTTATTTTAGCCACAACGGATCCGCAAAAAGTTCCGATCACGGTATTGAGCCGCTGCTTGCAATTCTCCCTGCGCCAAATGACGCCACAGCAAGTTTCCGGCCATCTACAGCAAGTATTACAAGCAGAAAACCTCCCGTTTGAGCAGGGTGCGCTCAATATTATAGGCCATGCGGCCAATGGCTCGATGCGAGATGCGCTCAGCCTATTAGATCAGGCGATTGCCTTCGGTGGCGGCGATGTAGGCGAATTAGCCGTGCGCGCCATGTTGGGCGCGGTAGACCAAAGTTATTTATTTGAAATTTTAGAAGCGCTTATTGCAGGAGATGGCACCGCCGTTTTAGCCAGCGCCGATGCCATTGCTGGCCGAGGCTTATCCTATGAATCCGCGCTGCACGAACTAGCCCATTTGCTACATCAAGTTGCCGTCGCCCAAGCCGTACCCAAAGCACTGGCAGACGATTTGCCCCAGCGTGAGCAAATTGCCGCGCTAGCCCTTATCATGAGCCCCGAAGACGCACAGCTCTATTACCAAATCGCCCTGCATGGCCGACGTGATTTGCCGCTCGCCCCAGATGAATACGCAGGTTTTAGCATGACACTACTGCGCATGCTAGCCTTCGCGCCAGCAGCGTCAAATCAAATTCTCCCTGCGGCAACGAATAAAACATTGCCAACGATAGCTGATCAGCCGTCAGACGCATTGACTCATCAAGCATCTCCTGTGGCATCGATCCAAACAGCACCTGCCGCACCTCATCATCTATCTCCGGCCAAAGCTGAACAGGCGGCACCACGCCCACCAATTAGCGATGAGCCGCATTACAATGCGCCACCTTGGCATGAAGAAGAACACGCCGCACCAGCTCCCGCCACTCAAGCTGGCCCATTTAAAGGCGACTGGCGTGCACTCATCTTGCAGCTTAAGTTGGGCGCCGCAGGCATGCTGGCACAAAACGCGGAGTTAATTGGCTATACCGATAGTTCGATCGAGCTATTGGTAGGTGAAGAACACACCGCCGTTGCAAGCCGTGCCTATCAAGAAAAACTACGTGAAGCGCTTAGCAATCACTTTGGTAAAGATATTTTACTGACCATTACCCTCGGCTCGGCCAGTGGCGACACCCCCGCTGCCATTGCCTTAAGAGAAAAGATGTCCCGCCTTGCAAACGCAACGCAATCTATTCAAAACGATCCCTTTGTACAATCTGTGGTGCGCGATTTTGGAGCGACGGTTATTCCGGACTCTATCAAGCCTTTATAA
- a CDS encoding oxidoreductase-like domain-containing protein — MMQPLDNQFTFHEGDPEPVAPIEPEFESCCGSGCGDSCVFDIYYVLRAQYLVDYAAWQARQAAHKKGSS, encoded by the coding sequence ATGATGCAGCCACTTGATAATCAGTTTACCTTTCACGAAGGTGACCCCGAACCAGTAGCGCCTATTGAGCCAGAGTTTGAATCCTGCTGCGGAAGCGGCTGTGGGGATAGCTGTGTCTTTGATATTTATTATGTTTTACGCGCTCAATACCTTGTTGATTATGCCGCTTGGCAAGCGCGTCAGGCCGCTCACAAAAAGGGATCTTCTTGA